The Methylomicrobium lacus LW14 genome window below encodes:
- the hypE gene encoding hydrogenase expression/formation protein HypE: MSDLELNCPLPLQYDRIVMAHGGGGRLMQQLLDNLIQPAFSNPLLNQKHDSAVFDINGVRLAFTTDSYVVKPLFFPGGDIGKLAVCGTLNDLAMSGAKPLYLTCALIIEEGFPMADLQRIVQSMQRTAEEAGVLIVTGDTKVVDKGKGDGVFINTAGIGLIEAGIESNPRRIKAGDSIILNGDLGRHGISVILEREGLNFAHEIESDCADLSGLVEDLLASGIEIHCMRDLTRGGLAAALIELAATARQHIEIREAMLPVNSNVKSACEILGFDPVYIANEGAFIAFVPEEQTEQTLSVLRRHPLGRQASRIGQVKAAHPRGTVTLENVMGVSRVLDLFSGEQLPRIC; the protein is encoded by the coding sequence ATGTCTGACCTGGAACTGAACTGCCCCTTGCCGCTGCAATACGACCGGATCGTGATGGCGCACGGCGGGGGCGGCCGCCTGATGCAGCAACTGCTGGACAACCTGATCCAGCCGGCTTTCAGCAATCCGCTGCTGAACCAGAAACACGACAGCGCGGTATTCGACATCAACGGTGTGAGGCTCGCCTTCACGACCGATTCCTATGTCGTGAAGCCTTTGTTTTTTCCCGGCGGCGACATCGGCAAGCTGGCCGTATGCGGCACCTTGAACGACCTGGCGATGAGCGGCGCGAAGCCTTTGTATTTGACCTGCGCGCTGATCATTGAAGAAGGCTTCCCGATGGCAGACCTCCAGCGTATCGTGCAGTCGATGCAGCGCACGGCCGAAGAGGCAGGTGTTTTGATCGTGACCGGCGACACCAAAGTGGTCGACAAGGGCAAAGGCGACGGCGTCTTCATCAATACCGCGGGCATCGGCCTGATCGAAGCCGGCATCGAGAGCAATCCCCGCCGAATTAAAGCGGGCGACAGCATCATCCTGAACGGCGACCTGGGCCGGCACGGCATCTCGGTGATACTGGAACGCGAAGGCCTGAATTTTGCGCACGAGATCGAGAGCGATTGCGCCGATCTTTCAGGACTCGTCGAAGACTTGCTCGCGTCCGGGATCGAAATCCATTGCATGCGCGACCTGACCCGAGGCGGCCTGGCGGCCGCGTTGATAGAACTGGCCGCGACGGCGCGGCAACACATCGAAATCAGGGAAGCTATGCTACCGGTTAACAGTAACGTCAAAAGCGCCTGCGAGATACTGGGTTTCGACCCGGTCTATATCGCCAATGAAGGCGCGTTTATTGCATTCGTTCCCGAAGAACAGACCGAACAGACCTTGTCCGTTTTGCGGCGGCACCCGCTCGGCCGGCAGGCTAGCCGGATAGGCCAGGTTAAGGCGGCGCATCCCCGCGGCACGGTCACGCTCGAAAACGTCATGGGCGTCAGCCGGGTTCTGGATTTATTCAGCGGCGAGCAACTGCCCCGGATTTGTTAA
- the hypD gene encoding hydrogenase formation protein HypD, producing the protein MKYLQEYRDPATAKKLVAAIKTAATRPWKIMEVCGGQTHSALKYGIDQLLDGVIELIHGPGCPVCVTPIEYIDKALAIAQAPGVIFCSFGDMLRVPGSASDLLGLKAQGADIRIVYSPLDALTLAQQNPDRQVVFFGVGFETTAPATALAAYQARQLNLENFTLLVCHVRVPPVIEALLHSPSNKVQGFLGAGHVCSIMGYHEYLPIAARYRIPIVITGFEPVDLLQGLYMTVQQLEEGRFEVENEYSRVVKEQGNLPAQELLLKVFDTVDRSWRGLGPIAGSGLALNADHDDWNAEQRFPVAGIATQESPLCRSGDVLQGLIKPTQCPEFGVRCTPDKPLGATMVSSEGACAAYFHYRIHPHV; encoded by the coding sequence ATGAAATATCTGCAAGAATACCGCGACCCTGCAACCGCCAAAAAACTGGTCGCGGCAATCAAGACGGCCGCGACTAGGCCCTGGAAGATCATGGAAGTCTGCGGCGGCCAGACCCATAGCGCGCTGAAGTACGGCATCGACCAGTTGCTGGACGGAGTGATCGAATTGATCCACGGCCCCGGCTGCCCGGTCTGCGTGACCCCGATCGAATACATCGACAAGGCGCTGGCGATTGCCCAAGCGCCGGGGGTGATATTCTGCTCATTCGGCGACATGCTGCGCGTCCCCGGTTCAGCCAGCGATCTGCTCGGTCTGAAGGCGCAAGGAGCCGATATACGGATCGTCTACTCGCCGCTCGATGCGCTGACCCTGGCGCAGCAAAACCCGGACCGGCAGGTGGTGTTTTTCGGCGTGGGCTTTGAAACCACCGCCCCGGCTACCGCGTTGGCGGCCTATCAGGCCAGACAACTGAACCTCGAAAACTTCACGCTGCTGGTCTGCCACGTGCGCGTGCCGCCGGTGATCGAAGCGCTGCTGCACTCGCCAAGCAATAAGGTACAGGGCTTTCTCGGCGCCGGGCACGTATGCTCGATCATGGGATACCACGAATATCTGCCCATTGCGGCACGCTACCGGATACCCATCGTGATCACCGGTTTCGAGCCGGTCGACCTGCTGCAAGGGCTGTATATGACCGTCCAACAACTCGAAGAAGGCCGCTTTGAAGTCGAAAACGAATACAGCCGGGTCGTGAAAGAGCAAGGCAACCTGCCGGCCCAGGAATTGCTGCTGAAGGTATTCGATACGGTCGACAGAAGCTGGCGCGGGCTCGGCCCGATTGCAGGCAGCGGCCTGGCGTTAAACGCCGACCACGACGACTGGAACGCCGAACAGAGGTTTCCGGTGGCGGGCATCGCTACCCAGGAATCGCCACTCTGCCGTAGCGGAGACGTATTGCAAGGCCTGATCAAGCCGACCCAATGCCCCGAGTTCGGCGTCCGCTGCACTCCCGACAAGCCTCTGGGGGCGACCATGGTTTCGTCCGAAGGCGCCTGCGCCGCCTATTTCCATTACCGCATCCATCCTCATGTCTGA
- a CDS encoding HypC/HybG/HupF family hydrogenase formation chaperone — protein sequence MCLAVPGRIISLSNASDPLARTGRVDFSGVSREISLAYVPEAKVDDYVIVHAGFALSVLDEEEAKASLQAFRELDAAGEDR from the coding sequence ATGTGCCTAGCCGTTCCCGGACGCATCATCAGTCTTTCAAACGCAAGCGATCCCTTGGCGCGTACCGGAAGGGTCGATTTTTCCGGCGTTAGCCGGGAGATCAGCCTCGCCTATGTGCCGGAAGCGAAGGTCGACGATTACGTGATCGTGCATGCAGGCTTCGCGCTGTCGGTGCTGGACGAAGAGGAAGCCAAGGCCAGCCTTCAGGCTTTTCGGGAGCTGGACGCGGCGGGCGAAGACCGATGA
- the hypF gene encoding carbamoyltransferase HypF, with protein MSSTGFNIITEHLVITITGYVQGVGMRPFIARLAGLCRQNGWAANTAEGLTIAIEGEPFLQQQFIDRLQSQLPPLARIVSLTVDRQPAAHYPDFQIKASRDEGGSSAFVLPDIASCPECINDIFNPHSRFYRYPFTSCTDCGPRYSIMQKSLPYDRERTAMAGFVMCADCEREYRSADNRRFHAQTIACPNCGPVLSLLDPAGKRLAERDDALLTASDYLRKGKIIAVKGIGGFQLWVDAANQAAIERLRQRKHRPQKPFALMVADLAAAKQLGIINAIELQTLTSPAAPIVLQRRRESAQVADAVAPGTDLLGVMLAYAPLHHLLLREFGAAVVATSGNRQNEPICIDNDQALDRLADIADVFLTHDRPILRPLDDSIVRLIGGQMTVLRRARGYAPLPVLLKTALPDALAVGGHLKNTVAVCHDRQIILSPHIGDLDCAASQRQFEAALTDLRQFYRINPQRLMRDLHDGYGSSQYAMRQSQTASGKVQHHYAHILACMAEHGLEPPLLGVAWDGNGLGDDGTLWGGEFLRIHDHGFERYAHLRPFSLPGGGKAIEEPRRAALGLLHEIYEERVFDLNFLPFTESELQLLSPVLAKQINCPRTTSAGRLFDAVASLLGLCHLNQYEGQAAMALESCAARSESDAAYPFRIIETEPRVIDWQDAIEALLADIPNRDAELIAKKFHNTLAEMILAVAKRAGEQTIVLSGGCFQNACLVEAAVERLKTAGFKVFRHQNIPPNDGGLALGQLYATKYIG; from the coding sequence ATTAGTTCAACAGGTTTCAATATTATTACCGAGCATCTTGTCATTACGATTACAGGCTATGTCCAGGGCGTGGGCATGCGGCCGTTTATCGCCCGCCTTGCGGGGCTGTGCCGGCAGAACGGCTGGGCCGCCAATACCGCCGAAGGGCTGACGATTGCGATCGAAGGCGAGCCCTTCTTGCAGCAACAGTTTATTGATCGCCTGCAAAGCCAGTTGCCGCCTCTGGCCCGCATCGTCTCGCTGACGGTCGACAGGCAGCCTGCGGCCCATTACCCCGATTTTCAGATCAAAGCGAGCCGCGACGAAGGCGGTTCATCGGCCTTCGTCTTACCCGACATCGCGTCCTGCCCGGAATGCATCAACGATATATTCAATCCCCACAGCCGCTTTTACCGCTACCCTTTCACCAGCTGCACGGACTGCGGCCCGCGTTACAGCATCATGCAGAAGAGCCTGCCTTACGACCGGGAGCGCACGGCGATGGCCGGCTTCGTGATGTGCGCGGACTGCGAACGCGAATATCGGTCTGCCGACAACCGGCGCTTTCACGCGCAAACGATTGCCTGCCCAAACTGCGGGCCGGTCTTGAGCCTGCTCGACCCGGCCGGCAAGCGCTTGGCCGAGCGCGATGATGCCTTGCTCACCGCAAGCGATTACTTACGGAAGGGAAAGATCATCGCGGTCAAGGGCATCGGCGGCTTTCAGCTCTGGGTCGATGCGGCCAATCAGGCCGCAATCGAACGCCTGCGGCAGAGAAAGCACCGCCCGCAAAAACCCTTTGCGCTGATGGTGGCCGATTTGGCGGCGGCAAAGCAATTAGGCATTATCAATGCAATAGAACTACAAACCCTGACCTCGCCGGCCGCGCCGATCGTGCTGCAGAGAAGACGGGAAAGCGCTCAGGTTGCCGATGCGGTCGCGCCCGGCACCGACCTGCTGGGGGTGATGCTGGCCTATGCGCCCTTGCATCATTTGCTGCTGCGCGAATTCGGCGCGGCGGTCGTCGCGACCAGCGGCAACCGCCAGAACGAGCCGATATGCATCGACAACGACCAGGCCCTGGACCGGCTGGCGGACATTGCCGATGTTTTCCTGACCCACGACCGGCCCATCCTGCGCCCGCTGGACGACTCGATCGTCCGGCTGATCGGCGGTCAAATGACCGTATTGCGCCGCGCCCGAGGTTACGCTCCCCTGCCCGTGCTATTGAAAACGGCGCTGCCCGATGCGCTGGCGGTCGGCGGCCATCTAAAAAATACGGTCGCCGTCTGCCATGACCGGCAAATAATTCTGAGCCCGCATATCGGCGATCTCGATTGCGCGGCTTCGCAGCGGCAATTCGAGGCCGCGTTGACCGACCTTCGGCAGTTTTACCGGATCAATCCGCAAAGGTTGATGCGCGACCTGCACGACGGCTACGGCAGCAGCCAGTATGCGATGCGGCAATCGCAGACGGCAAGCGGAAAAGTGCAGCATCATTACGCGCATATCCTCGCCTGCATGGCCGAGCACGGCCTGGAGCCGCCCTTGCTCGGCGTGGCCTGGGACGGCAACGGCCTCGGCGACGACGGCACCTTGTGGGGCGGCGAGTTCCTGAGGATTCACGACCACGGCTTCGAGCGTTATGCGCATCTGCGGCCGTTTTCGCTGCCCGGCGGCGGCAAGGCGATCGAGGAACCGAGGCGCGCCGCGCTGGGCCTGCTGCACGAGATATACGAGGAGCGCGTATTCGACCTGAACTTCCTGCCTTTTACCGAATCGGAATTGCAGTTGCTAAGCCCCGTATTGGCGAAACAAATCAACTGTCCGCGCACCACCAGCGCGGGCCGCCTGTTCGATGCGGTCGCGAGCCTATTGGGGCTTTGCCACCTTAACCAATATGAGGGACAGGCGGCGATGGCGCTGGAAAGCTGCGCGGCGAGAAGCGAATCTGACGCCGCTTACCCCTTCCGAATCATCGAAACCGAGCCTCGGGTGATCGACTGGCAAGACGCGATCGAAGCACTTTTAGCCGACATACCGAACCGTGATGCTGAATTGATCGCAAAAAAATTCCATAATACGCTGGCGGAGATGATCCTGGCGGTAGCGAAACGCGCCGGCGAACAGACCATCGTCTTGAGCGGCGGCTGTTTCCAGAATGCCTGTCTGGTGGAAGCCGCCGTCGAACGCTTAAAAACCGCCGGCTTCAAGGTGTTCCGGCATCAAAACATCCCCCCAAACGACGGCGGCCTGGCGCTCGGGCAGCTGTATGCGACAAAATACATCGGATAA
- a CDS encoding NAD(P)H-dependent oxidoreductase subunit E — MRQFIQRLAAKHDFRPTHLLEMLRAVQARYHHIPADAAELLAEVLRIPRTRIIDATEFYSFFSTDPKGRYELLISDSITDHMLGKQELMAYLAGKLGVAVGEVRSDGVVSLDNTSCTGMCDQGPAGLVNGYALTRLDRSRIDQIAELINGEISLEEWPAEFFQVEDNIRRPGLLLDSPIAPGEALKAALARGFKETLIEIDKSGLRGRGGAGFKTAMKWRFCAEEPQTERYVVCNADEGEPGTFKDRVLLNSFADQVFEGMTLCAAIIGAKQGFLYLRGEYLHLYDKLQAILAERRAAGLLGAGILGGAVDFDIEIRLGAGAYICGEESALIESLEGKSGIPRNRPPYPVTSGYLGRPTVVNNVETFFAASAIAVHGGDWFAASGTEKSQGSKILSISGDCARPGIYEYPFGTTVRTILDDCGASDVLGVQVGGPSGTFISDQEFDRKLAFEDLATGGSFIVFNGNRDILAIAHNFTHFFAHESCGFCTPCRVGTSLLRNQLDKITGGHGSAGDVVALEEICRLIKTNSHCGLGQTAANPVLTTLERYPELYQSRLKKISFEPGFDLDGALETARRMANRNDAAAHLQQTAAEHE, encoded by the coding sequence ATGCGACAGTTCATTCAGCGTCTTGCAGCAAAACACGATTTTCGGCCGACGCACTTGCTGGAAATGTTAAGAGCGGTTCAGGCCCGCTACCATCATATTCCGGCCGATGCAGCCGAACTGCTGGCCGAAGTCTTGCGCATACCGCGAACCCGGATCATCGATGCCACCGAATTCTACAGTTTTTTCTCGACTGATCCCAAGGGCCGTTATGAATTGCTGATCAGCGATTCGATCACCGACCATATGCTGGGCAAGCAGGAGTTGATGGCTTATCTGGCGGGTAAACTGGGCGTTGCGGTCGGCGAAGTCCGCAGCGACGGCGTGGTGAGTCTGGACAACACCTCCTGCACCGGCATGTGCGACCAGGGGCCGGCAGGGCTGGTCAACGGTTACGCCTTGACCCGTCTCGACCGGAGCCGGATCGACCAGATCGCCGAACTGATCAACGGGGAAATTTCGCTGGAGGAATGGCCGGCCGAGTTTTTTCAGGTTGAGGATAATATCCGCAGGCCGGGCTTATTGCTGGACAGCCCAATTGCGCCAGGCGAAGCATTGAAGGCGGCACTCGCAAGAGGCTTCAAGGAAACCCTGATAGAAATCGACAAGTCGGGCTTGCGGGGCAGGGGCGGCGCCGGCTTCAAGACCGCAATGAAATGGCGCTTCTGCGCCGAAGAGCCGCAAACCGAACGCTATGTGGTGTGCAATGCGGACGAGGGCGAGCCCGGCACCTTCAAGGACCGGGTGCTGCTGAATTCGTTCGCGGATCAGGTGTTCGAAGGCATGACCCTGTGCGCCGCGATCATCGGCGCGAAGCAGGGTTTTCTGTATTTGCGCGGCGAATATCTGCATCTTTACGACAAACTGCAAGCCATTCTGGCAGAGCGCCGCGCGGCCGGACTGCTCGGGGCGGGAATTTTGGGCGGGGCAGTGGATTTCGACATCGAAATCAGGCTCGGTGCCGGCGCCTATATTTGCGGCGAGGAATCCGCCCTGATCGAATCGCTGGAAGGCAAAAGCGGCATCCCGCGCAACCGTCCGCCGTATCCGGTCACCAGCGGCTATCTTGGAAGGCCCACGGTCGTGAATAATGTCGAAACCTTCTTTGCGGCATCCGCGATTGCGGTCCATGGCGGCGACTGGTTTGCCGCAAGCGGCACCGAAAAATCGCAAGGCAGCAAGATTCTGAGCATCAGCGGCGATTGCGCCAGACCCGGCATTTACGAATACCCGTTCGGCACGACGGTCCGTACCATTCTGGACGACTGCGGCGCGAGCGACGTGCTCGGCGTGCAGGTCGGCGGACCTTCCGGAACCTTCATTTCCGACCAGGAATTCGACCGCAAGCTGGCGTTCGAGGATCTGGCTACCGGCGGCTCGTTCATCGTCTTTAACGGCAACCGCGACATTCTGGCCATCGCACATAATTTCACCCATTTCTTCGCGCATGAAAGCTGCGGTTTCTGTACCCCGTGCCGGGTCGGCACCTCGCTGCTGCGAAATCAGCTCGACAAGATCACAGGCGGCCACGGCTCGGCTGGCGACGTGGTCGCTCTGGAAGAAATTTGCCGCCTGATCAAGACGAACAGCCATTGCGGCCTCGGGCAAACGGCCGCGAACCCGGTGTTGACGACATTGGAACGCTATCCCGAGCTTTATCAAAGCCGCTTGAAGAAAATCAGTTTCGAACCGGGCTTCGATCTTGACGGCGCGCTCGAAACCGCGCGGCGCATGGCGAACCGGAACGATGCGGCGGCGCATTTGCAACAAACGGCGGCAGAACATGAGTAA
- a CDS encoding 2Fe-2S iron-sulfur cluster-binding protein yields MSKTITIDGKAIPFTEGQTIMEAATAADVYIPHLCHHPGYTPHGSCKLCNVRVNGRICSACTFPAAEGQDIQNHSEELNADRRRITQMLFVEGNHLCPGCEKTGNCQLQAVAYHLNMLDNHFPHFYAKRNMDASHPDVLIDHNRCIFCTLCVRASREKDGKDVFAISGRGINKHLIVNAESGLLKDTDLEATDQAATICPTGAILIKRTGYTVPIGERVYDHREIDAVSLEEERGEHG; encoded by the coding sequence ATGAGTAAAACGATCACGATCGACGGCAAGGCCATCCCTTTCACCGAGGGGCAAACGATCATGGAGGCCGCGACCGCGGCGGACGTCTACATTCCGCATCTCTGCCATCATCCGGGCTATACGCCGCACGGCAGTTGCAAACTCTGCAACGTCAGGGTCAACGGCAGAATCTGCTCGGCCTGCACCTTCCCGGCCGCGGAGGGCCAGGATATTCAGAACCATAGCGAGGAGTTGAACGCCGACCGGCGGCGGATCACCCAGATGCTGTTCGTCGAAGGCAATCATCTGTGCCCTGGCTGCGAAAAAACCGGTAACTGCCAGTTGCAGGCGGTCGCCTATCATCTGAACATGCTCGACAATCATTTTCCGCACTTTTATGCGAAGCGGAACATGGATGCCTCGCACCCTGACGTATTGATCGACCACAACCGCTGCATTTTCTGCACGCTGTGCGTGCGCGCCAGCCGGGAAAAAGACGGCAAGGACGTGTTCGCGATCAGCGGTCGGGGCATCAACAAGCATCTGATCGTGAACGCCGAAAGCGGCCTGTTGAAGGACACCGATCTCGAGGCGACCGATCAAGCCGCCACTATCTGCCCGACCGGTGCGATTCTGATCAAACGCACCGGCTACACGGTGCCGATCGGCGAGCGGGTGTATGACCATAGAGAGATCGATGCAGTTAGCTTGGAAGAGGAGAGAGGCGAACATGGCTAA
- a CDS encoding NADP oxidoreductase: MANRKIRVATTSLAGCFGCHMSFLDIDERMLQLAKVVEFDRSPITDIEHCTNCDIGLIEGGVCNSENVHVLREFRKNCKILVAVGACAINGGLPALRNFIPLEECLQEAYLDGIGVENPQIPNDPELPLLLDKVRPVHEVVKIDYFLPGCPPSADVFWKFLTDLLEGREPSLSYELVHYD; encoded by the coding sequence ATGGCTAATAGAAAAATCCGCGTCGCCACCACCTCGCTGGCGGGCTGCTTCGGCTGCCACATGTCCTTCCTCGACATCGACGAACGCATGCTGCAATTGGCCAAAGTGGTCGAATTCGACCGCTCGCCGATCACTGATATCGAACACTGCACGAATTGCGACATCGGCCTGATCGAAGGCGGCGTCTGCAATTCCGAAAACGTGCATGTGCTGCGCGAGTTCCGCAAGAATTGCAAAATCCTGGTCGCGGTCGGCGCCTGCGCGATCAACGGCGGCTTGCCGGCCTTGCGCAACTTCATCCCGCTGGAAGAATGCCTGCAGGAAGCCTATCTGGACGGCATCGGCGTCGAGAATCCGCAGATTCCGAACGATCCCGAGTTGCCGTTATTGCTGGACAAGGTGCGGCCGGTGCATGAAGTGGTCAAGATCGATTATTTCCTGCCCGGCTGCCCGCCGTCGGCGGATGTGTTCTGGAAATTTCTGACCGATTTGCTGGAAGGGCGCGAGCCGTCGTTGTCTTATGAACTGGTGCATTATGATTAA
- a CDS encoding GDCCVxC domain-containing (seleno)protein, translating into MIKRSETKPVLTSVLTCPECGFEKQEIMPTDSCIYFYQCTNCQALFKPKQGDCCVFCSYGTVVCPPKQLGHTCCSG; encoded by the coding sequence ATGATTAAGCGATCAGAGACGAAACCTGTTTTGACATCGGTGCTGACGTGTCCCGAGTGCGGATTTGAAAAACAGGAAATCATGCCGACCGATTCCTGTATTTATTTTTACCAATGTACGAATTGCCAGGCTTTATTTAAACCTAAGCAGGGCGATTGCTGCGTCTTTTGTTCATACGGAACGGTTGTTTGCCCGCCGAAACAATTGGGCCATACCTGTTGTTCTGGTTAA
- a CDS encoding Ni/Fe hydrogenase subunit alpha, protein MYEHLETAENSENLKRVVVDPVSRVEGHGKVTLLLDENNKVKQARLHIVEFRGFERFIQGRPYWELPVLVQRLCGICPVSHHLAAAKAIDQLVGVDPENLTPSATKLRRLLHFGQVLQSHALHFFHLSSPDLLFGFESDIGKRNIIAVLNAYPDIGLQGVKLRKYGQEVIRMVSGKRIHGTGAIAGGMNKSLTKGECDTLLEDVDQMIRWAADSVALIKKVHCSSLPFYDEFATIRSNYLGLIQPGGALELYHGGIRAKNAQGETLLDHFDYCRYNEAIHEEVRSWSYMKFPYLLSVGKESGWYRVGPLARVNNCDFIDTPMAEAARLEFKAHSGEAMVHSTLAFHWARLIELLHCAESIKILLHDPDIIGHDLVTQGEKRFEGIGVIEAPRGTLFHHYQVDENDIVTKANLIVSTTSNNMAMNESVRQVAATYLSGRELTEPLLNNLEVAIRAYDPCLSCATHAVGKMPLQLELVDAEGRLVDKLVKHNDGTIDRHD, encoded by the coding sequence ATGTACGAACATTTAGAAACCGCCGAGAACAGCGAAAATCTGAAACGCGTGGTGGTCGATCCGGTCTCGCGCGTCGAAGGCCACGGCAAGGTCACCTTATTGCTCGACGAAAACAACAAGGTCAAGCAGGCGAGGCTGCATATCGTCGAATTCCGCGGTTTCGAGCGCTTCATCCAGGGGCGGCCTTACTGGGAGTTGCCGGTGCTGGTGCAGCGTTTATGCGGCATCTGCCCGGTCAGCCATCATCTGGCGGCCGCGAAGGCGATAGACCAACTGGTCGGCGTCGATCCTGAAAACCTGACGCCGAGCGCGACCAAATTAAGGCGCCTCTTGCATTTCGGCCAGGTCCTGCAGTCGCATGCGCTGCATTTCTTCCATTTATCCAGCCCGGACTTGTTGTTCGGCTTCGAAAGCGACATCGGCAAGCGCAACATCATCGCGGTCTTGAACGCCTATCCCGACATCGGCCTGCAAGGCGTCAAGCTGCGCAAGTACGGGCAGGAAGTGATTCGGATGGTGTCGGGCAAGCGCATTCACGGCACCGGCGCGATCGCCGGCGGCATGAACAAGTCGCTGACCAAGGGCGAGTGCGACACTTTACTGGAAGATGTCGATCAGATGATTCGATGGGCGGCGGATTCGGTCGCGCTGATCAAAAAAGTGCATTGCTCCAGCCTGCCATTTTACGACGAGTTCGCGACGATACGCAGCAATTATCTGGGCCTGATTCAGCCAGGCGGCGCATTGGAACTGTATCACGGCGGCATTCGCGCGAAAAACGCTCAAGGCGAAACGCTTCTGGATCATTTCGATTATTGCCGTTATAACGAAGCTATTCATGAGGAAGTCCGCTCCTGGTCGTACATGAAGTTTCCCTATCTGTTGTCCGTGGGCAAGGAAAGCGGTTGGTACCGCGTCGGACCGTTGGCACGGGTCAATAACTGCGACTTCATCGATACACCGATGGCCGAGGCGGCCCGCCTGGAGTTCAAGGCGCACAGCGGCGAGGCGATGGTGCACAGCACGCTGGCGTTTCACTGGGCGCGCCTGATCGAACTCCTCCATTGCGCCGAAAGCATCAAGATATTGCTGCACGATCCCGACATCATCGGGCACGACCTGGTCACCCAGGGCGAAAAACGCTTCGAAGGCATCGGCGTGATCGAGGCGCCGCGCGGCACGCTGTTTCACCATTACCAGGTCGATGAAAACGACATCGTGACCAAGGCCAATCTGATCGTCTCGACCACCAGCAACAACATGGCGATGAACGAGTCGGTGCGGCAGGTGGCGGCTACGTATCTGTCCGGTCGCGAACTGACCGAGCCGCTGTTGAACAACCTGGAAGTCGCGATACGCGCCTACGATCCGTGTTTGTCCTGCGCGACCCATGCGGTCGGCAAAATGCCGCTCCAGCTTGAGTTGGTCGATGCCGAGGGCCGGCTGGTCGACAAGCTGGTCAAGCACAACGACGGCACCATTGACAGGCATGACTAA
- a CDS encoding hydrogenase maturation protease: protein MTKPVLLLACGNLSRGDDALGPLLLEYVEGHGDLSEIELLTDFQLQIEHALDLEDRKLVLFVDASVSCAGPFELTELEPAQDNSYTTHAMSPAAVMAVYRSIKKQPPPPCFLLGIKGESFELGEELSENAGKNLQQACRFALSLLSHTDVAVWRQQADSRHPLAGRGMLPRPQDLMDA from the coding sequence ATGACTAAGCCCGTTCTGCTGCTGGCCTGCGGCAATCTGAGCCGGGGCGACGACGCATTGGGGCCGCTGCTGCTTGAATATGTCGAGGGGCATGGCGATTTGAGCGAAATCGAGCTGCTGACCGATTTTCAGTTGCAGATCGAACATGCGCTGGACCTGGAAGATCGAAAGCTTGTTCTGTTTGTCGACGCTTCGGTAAGCTGCGCAGGGCCTTTCGAATTGACCGAGCTTGAACCGGCGCAGGATAACAGTTACACGACCCATGCGATGAGCCCGGCGGCGGTGATGGCGGTTTACCGATCGATCAAAAAACAGCCGCCGCCTCCGTGTTTTCTGCTCGGCATCAAGGGCGAGTCGTTCGAACTGGGCGAGGAATTGAGCGAAAATGCCGGGAAAAATCTGCAACAGGCTTGCCGGTTTGCCTTGAGTCTGTTGAGTCATACCGATGTTGCGGTCTGGCGGCAACAAGCCGATAGCAGGCACCCTCTCGCCGGACGGGGCATGTTGCCCCGTCCGCAGGATTTGATGGATGCTTAG
- the hypA gene encoding hydrogenase maturation nickel metallochaperone HypA, which yields MHELSLLENVREILESHAQSQNFAKVTRVTLEIGKLSCVEPEALRFGFDVVMQGSLAEGAELVITEASGIGLCRQCGRQSVIETLYDPCAECGCPYVDVVQGAEMKIKDLIVI from the coding sequence ATGCATGAACTTTCATTGCTCGAAAACGTGCGCGAAATTCTCGAAAGCCACGCGCAGAGCCAGAACTTCGCCAAAGTCACGCGGGTGACTCTGGAAATCGGCAAACTGTCCTGCGTCGAACCGGAAGCGCTGCGCTTCGGCTTCGATGTGGTCATGCAAGGCTCGTTGGCCGAAGGCGCCGAACTGGTGATCACCGAAGCGAGCGGCATTGGGCTGTGCCGGCAATGCGGGCGCCAGTCGGTCATCGAAACGTTATACGATCCCTGCGCCGAGTGCGGCTGCCCTTATGTGGACGTCGTCCAGGGCGCGGAGATGAAAATTAAAGATTTGATAGTCATTTAG